Within the Paracoccus everestensis genome, the region GGCCCGACGAAAAGGGCAGCGCCACGCCCGAACCGAACCTGGACGAGAACATCTGGTTTGCCCGCGACGTGCCCGCCATGGCCGAGGTGCTGGAAACCGAACCCGTCCTGGTCGTCGCAAGCTTTGTCGAGGGCGACGCGCAGGGGATCGAACCCATCCCCGTCGCCGTCGAAGGGATCCCCAACAACCATCTGTCCTATGCCGTCCAATGGTTCCTGATCGCGGCAACCTGGGCAGGGATGACACTCGGCCTGATCTGGCGTATCAGGCAGCGGAAATACTGAGGGAATACGGATGCGCTACGTCTCGACGCGGGGTCAGGCCCCGGTTCTGAACTTCGAAGGGGCGATGCTGTCCGGTCTTGCCCGCGACGGCGGATTGTACCTGCCCGAGACGATTCCAGCCTCTGGCGGCCTGAACGAACTGGACGGCCTGCCTTACGACGAAGTCGCTTTCCGCGTGATCCGTCCCTTTACCGGCGACAGTTTCACGGACGCCGAATTGCGCGGCGCCATCGACCGCGCCTATGCGCGCATCGAACACACGGCCAAGGCGCCGCTGCGCCAGCTTGCCCCTGGCCATCACCTGCTGGAACTGTTCCACGGGCCAACGCTGGCCTTCAAGGACTTCGCGATGCAGCTGATCGCGCAACTGTTCGAGATTGCGTTGAAGCGGTCGGGACAGCGCATCACCATCGTCGGCGCGACATCGGGCGACACGGGATCTGCGGCCATCGAGGCCTTCAAGGGCATCGACAACGTGGACGTGTTCATCATGTTCCCCCATGGCCGCGTCAGCGAGGTGCAGCGCCGCCAGATGACCACGCCCGATGCCGCCAACATCCACGCGCTTGCCGTGACTGGTCATTTCGACGACTGCCAGGCGCGGCTAAAGGATCTGTTCAACGACCACGCCTTCCGCGACCACGTGGGGCTTGCGGGCGTCAACAGCATCAACTGGGCGCGCGTGGTGGCCCAGATCGTCTATTACTTCACGGCCTGCGCTAGCCTGGGAATGCGCGATACCGATTTCACCGTGCCCACTGGCAATTTCGGCGACATCTTCGCGGGATCCATTGCCCGGGCCATGGGCCTGCCGATCCGCCGGCTGATCGTGGCCACGAACCAGAACGACATCCTGCACCGCGCGCTGACCACGGGCGAATACCGGGTGGGCACGGTCGAGCCTTCGATCAGCCCGTCCATGGACATCCAGGTCAGTTCCAACTTCGAACGCGCGCTGTATCTGGCCTATGGCGGCGACACGGCGGCAGTTTCGCAACTGATGGACGAACTGCGCCAAGGCGGCTTCACCATCAGCCAGGGCGCGTTGCAAGCCCTGCGCGAGCAATACCTGTCGGGCCGCGTGTCCGAGGATGAAACCTTGGCAATGATCCGCACCATCCGCGCGGAAACGGGCGAGATCCTGTGCCCCCACAGCGCCGTGGGCGTGGCCGTCGCGCGCCAGCACATCGAACCCGGCGTGCCCATGGTAACGCTGGCCACGGCCCATCCGGCCAAGTTCCCCGATGCGGTGGAAGCCGCCATCGGGGTCCGGCCCTCCTTGCCGCCGCATATGGCGACCCTCTTCGATCTGCCCGAACGCGTCACGCGGGTTGAAAACGACGCGCAGGCGCTTAAGTCGCTGATCCTTGACCGGAGAACCCAGTGAACCAAGACCCGACCCCGCAGATCACCACCCTGCCCAACGGATTGCGCGTTGCCACGCGCCTGATGCCGGGGCTGCATTCCACCGCCTTGGGCATCTGGGTCAATGCAGGGGGGCGCAACGAACGTCCCGAACAGAACGGCATCGCGCATTTCCTGGAACACATGGCCTTCAAGGGCACCGCGACGCGCACGGCCTTGCAGATCGCCGAGGCCATCGAGGATGTGGGCGGCTATATCAACGCCTATACCTCGCGCGATGCGACGGCCTATTACGTCCGGGTGCTGGAAGACGATGTCGACCTGGCCTTTGACGTGATGTCCGACATCGTGCTGAATCCGGTCTTCGACGAACGCGAGATCGAGGTCGAGCGCGGTGTGATCCTCCAGGAAATCGGGCAGTCCATGGACACGCCCGACGACATCATCTTCGACTGGCTGCAAGAGGCCGCCTATCCCAACCAGCCGATGGGCCGCACGATCCTTGGCCCCGCCGAACGGGTCAGCAGCTTCGGCCGCGCCGATCTGGCGGGCTTTGTCGCCGAAAATTATGGTCCCAGCCAGATGATCGTGGCGGCGGCGGGTGCCATCGATCACGACCGCATCGTCCGGCTGGCCGAACGTGCCTTCGGGCATCTGTCGCCGGTGGTCCAGGCACCGCGAGAGGCTGCGCGCTGGCAGGGGCTGGAAACCCGCAAGATCAAGAAGCTGGAACAGGCCCATTTCGCCTTGGCGCTTGAAGGGCCGGGCTATCTGGCGCCCGATTTCTATGCCGCGCAGATCTTTTCCTCGGCGCTTGGCGGGGGAATGTCGTCCCGCCTGTTCCAGAAGATCCGCGAGGAGCGGGGCTTGTGCTATACCATCTTCGCGCAGTCGGGGTTTCATGACGATACGGGGATGCTGACCATCTATGCCGGGACGGGGGCCGAGGATCTGGCCGATCTGTCCACCCTGACCATCGACGAGGTGAAGCGCGCCGCCGAAGATATGTCCGAGGCCGAGGTGGCCCGCGCCAAGGCGCAATTGCGCGCAAGCCTGCTGATGTCGCTGGAAAGCCCGTCGTCCCAGGCCGAGCGCATGGCGCGGACGCTGGCCATCTGGGGCCGGGTGCCCGACGCGGCCGAGGTCGCCGACCGCATCGCCGCCGTGACGGTGGCCGAGGTGCGCGCCCATGCCGAAGCCCTGATCGGGCAGGCCAGGCCTGCGCTTGCGCTTTACGGCCCGGTCAAGGCCGCGCCCGCGCGGGACGCCCTGGCCGAAAGGCTTGCCGCCTGATGTTCCTGCGCGCGCGGCCCGTAAGGTTGGAAACCGAACGGATCGTGCTGCGCTTGCCTGCCCATGGCGATTTTCACGCTTGGACATCCCTGCGCCAATCCAGCCGCGATTTCCTGACGCGGTGGGAACCGGTCTGGTCCCCCGACCACCTGACGCGCAAAAGCTTCGTGAACCGCGTTTATTGGGCGGCCCGCGCCAGCCGTGGCGGCACCGCGCTGCCCTTGTTCCTGGTCCGCCGCGACGGCGTGCTGCTGGGCGCGATCACGCTGGACAATATCCGCCGCGGCCCCGCGCAATCGGGCACCATCGGTTATTGGATCGGCCAGGATTTTGCCCGGCAGGGATACATGAGAGAGGCGATCGGCGTCCTGGTCCACCACGCCTTCACCGCCCTTGACCTAAGCCGCATCGAGGCTGCCTGCCTGCCGGAAAATGTCGCATCCCGGGGCGTTCTGGAAGGATCCGGCTTCAAATACGAAGGCGTCGCCCAAAGCTTTCTCCAGATCGACGGGCGGTGGCGCAACCATGTGCTTTACGCCAACCTGCGCGGCGACCGGCGCGGCCGCACTGATGCCCGATGAGGGAACACCATGTTGAATGATGCGACCGAGTCGCTTGCCCGCCTGCTGCCCCAGGGCGTGGTGCGCGAAATCGCGCCGGCCTATCTGGAAGAACCGCGCGGACGCTACAAGGGCCGGGCGGGGCTGGTCGCCGCCCCCCGCACGGTCGAGGAGGTCGCGGCCATCATCCGCGCCTGCGCCGAGGCTCGGGTGCCCATCGTCCCGCGCGGCGGCGGCACGGGCCTTGTGGGCGGGCAGGTCATGCCTGACGGCGCCATGCCCCTGCTTCTATCACTCGAACGCATGAACCGGGTCCGGGCCATTTACCCCGAGGAAGGCGTGATCCTGGCCGAGGCGGGCGCCACCCTGCAACAGGTCCGCGAGGCTGCCTCAGGAGTGGGGCGGCAGTTCCCGCTGGCCCTTGCTTCGCAAGGATCGGCGCAGATCGGCGGAGTGCTGGCGACCAATGCGGGCGGGGTGAACGTGCTGCGTTACGGCAATGCCCGCACCCTCTGCCTGGGGGTCGAGGCGGTCCTGCCGCAGGGCCAGGTCATGCACGACCTCAAGCGGCTGCGTAAGGACAACACCGGCTATGACATCCGCGACCTGCTGATCGGGGCGGAAGGCACATTGGGGATCATCACCGCCGCGTCGCTGGTCCTGGCCCCCGTGCCTGCGGAAAGCGGCGTCGCCATGCTGGTCGTGGAATCGCCCGAAGCCGCGCTGACCCTGCTGTCCCTGGCGCAGGCGCGCATGGCGGGGGGCGTGACGGCCTTTGAACTGATCGCGGGCCAGGGGCTGCGCTTTCTGGATGCGGCATTCCCGGACCTGCGCCAGCCCTTCGCGGATCGCCCCGACTGGCTCGTCCTGATCGAGGTGGGCCTGCCGGCTGGACTTTCGGCCGATGACGCGCTTGAAGGACTGTTCACCGACGCCGCCGAGGCGGGCCTTGTCAGCGACGGCGTGATCGCGCAATCCGGCCAGCAAGCCGCCGATCTGTGGACCATCCGCGAGACGATCCCGGACGCCAACCGCCACATCGGCGCCATCGCCAGCCACGACATCAGCCTGCCCTTGTCGGAAATCGCCCGCTTCATCCACGATGCCACGGCCATGCTGGCGGACCGTGCAGACCTGCGCATCAACTGCTTTGGCCACCTGGGCGATGGCAACCTGCACTTCAACCTGTTCCCTGCGGCGGGGAAGGCGCGGAACGCCTATGACGGCATTCGCACCGGCCTGTCGCGCGCGGTCCACGAGATGGTAGTCGCGCGCGGCGGGTCGTTTTCGGCGGAACACGGGGTCGGGCGGCTAAAGGCGGCGGAACTGGGGGAATGGGGCGATCCCGCGCGCCTG harbors:
- a CDS encoding M16 family metallopeptidase, giving the protein MNQDPTPQITTLPNGLRVATRLMPGLHSTALGIWVNAGGRNERPEQNGIAHFLEHMAFKGTATRTALQIAEAIEDVGGYINAYTSRDATAYYVRVLEDDVDLAFDVMSDIVLNPVFDEREIEVERGVILQEIGQSMDTPDDIIFDWLQEAAYPNQPMGRTILGPAERVSSFGRADLAGFVAENYGPSQMIVAAAGAIDHDRIVRLAERAFGHLSPVVQAPREAARWQGLETRKIKKLEQAHFALALEGPGYLAPDFYAAQIFSSALGGGMSSRLFQKIREERGLCYTIFAQSGFHDDTGMLTIYAGTGAEDLADLSTLTIDEVKRAAEDMSEAEVARAKAQLRASLLMSLESPSSQAERMARTLAIWGRVPDAAEVADRIAAVTVAEVRAHAEALIGQARPALALYGPVKAAPARDALAERLAA
- a CDS encoding GNAT family N-acetyltransferase; the encoded protein is MFLRARPVRLETERIVLRLPAHGDFHAWTSLRQSSRDFLTRWEPVWSPDHLTRKSFVNRVYWAARASRGGTALPLFLVRRDGVLLGAITLDNIRRGPAQSGTIGYWIGQDFARQGYMREAIGVLVHHAFTALDLSRIEAACLPENVASRGVLEGSGFKYEGVAQSFLQIDGRWRNHVLYANLRGDRRGRTDAR
- the thrC gene encoding threonine synthase — its product is MRYVSTRGQAPVLNFEGAMLSGLARDGGLYLPETIPASGGLNELDGLPYDEVAFRVIRPFTGDSFTDAELRGAIDRAYARIEHTAKAPLRQLAPGHHLLELFHGPTLAFKDFAMQLIAQLFEIALKRSGQRITIVGATSGDTGSAAIEAFKGIDNVDVFIMFPHGRVSEVQRRQMTTPDAANIHALAVTGHFDDCQARLKDLFNDHAFRDHVGLAGVNSINWARVVAQIVYYFTACASLGMRDTDFTVPTGNFGDIFAGSIARAMGLPIRRLIVATNQNDILHRALTTGEYRVGTVEPSISPSMDIQVSSNFERALYLAYGGDTAAVSQLMDELRQGGFTISQGALQALREQYLSGRVSEDETLAMIRTIRAETGEILCPHSAVGVAVARQHIEPGVPMVTLATAHPAKFPDAVEAAIGVRPSLPPHMATLFDLPERVTRVENDAQALKSLILDRRTQ
- a CDS encoding FAD-binding oxidoreductase produces the protein MLNDATESLARLLPQGVVREIAPAYLEEPRGRYKGRAGLVAAPRTVEEVAAIIRACAEARVPIVPRGGGTGLVGGQVMPDGAMPLLLSLERMNRVRAIYPEEGVILAEAGATLQQVREAASGVGRQFPLALASQGSAQIGGVLATNAGGVNVLRYGNARTLCLGVEAVLPQGQVMHDLKRLRKDNTGYDIRDLLIGAEGTLGIITAASLVLAPVPAESGVAMLVVESPEAALTLLSLAQARMAGGVTAFELIAGQGLRFLDAAFPDLRQPFADRPDWLVLIEVGLPAGLSADDALEGLFTDAAEAGLVSDGVIAQSGQQAADLWTIRETIPDANRHIGAIASHDISLPLSEIARFIHDATAMLADRADLRINCFGHLGDGNLHFNLFPAAGKARNAYDGIRTGLSRAVHEMVVARGGSFSAEHGVGRLKAAELGEWGDPARLAAMRAIKDALDPAGIMNPGVILA